Proteins encoded in a region of the Myxococcus guangdongensis genome:
- a CDS encoding pyridoxal phosphate-dependent aminotransferase codes for MIPLRESFRDIPLYSPPKRPCRVDLSDNTNLFGVPPAAERVLRESRPEALSRYPRGYAPDLRNVLASRLGVGAGCVTTGCGSDDVLDSALRAFLEPGEVLAFQDPTFVMMPLFAKVNGLRTAAVPLRADFDVDPEALLATGAKVIYLCSPNNPTGTVLSRAAVERVVEQAPGVVIIDEAYVEFSSEPGFMDLARTRENVLVTRTFSKAYGLAGMRVGWGVGSAALIAEVEKARGPYKLTTLAESMAVAVLCEDARWVEVQVVEARRNREHLRAGLMAMGLSPLPSEGNFLMVPIPDALGVAQRMRERDVNVRAFQGLTGVGDALRIGSGPWPMLEAALAALRESLR; via the coding sequence ATGATTCCCCTGCGCGAGTCCTTCCGGGACATCCCGCTGTATTCACCGCCGAAGCGGCCGTGTCGCGTGGACCTGAGCGACAACACGAACCTCTTCGGCGTGCCTCCCGCGGCGGAGCGGGTGCTGCGCGAGTCCCGTCCGGAGGCCCTGTCCCGCTACCCGCGCGGCTATGCGCCGGACTTGCGGAACGTCCTCGCGTCGAGGCTCGGTGTGGGGGCCGGGTGCGTGACGACGGGCTGTGGCTCGGACGATGTGTTGGACAGTGCGCTGCGCGCGTTCCTGGAGCCGGGCGAGGTGCTCGCGTTCCAGGACCCGACGTTCGTGATGATGCCGTTGTTCGCGAAGGTGAACGGCTTGAGGACGGCGGCGGTGCCGCTGCGCGCGGACTTCGACGTGGACCCGGAGGCGCTCTTGGCCACGGGGGCGAAGGTCATCTACCTGTGTTCACCGAACAACCCCACGGGCACGGTGCTGTCCCGCGCGGCGGTGGAGCGCGTGGTGGAGCAGGCGCCGGGCGTCGTCATCATCGACGAGGCCTACGTGGAGTTCTCCTCGGAGCCGGGCTTCATGGACCTGGCGCGCACGCGTGAGAACGTGCTGGTGACGCGGACGTTCTCCAAGGCCTACGGGCTCGCGGGCATGCGGGTGGGCTGGGGCGTGGGCAGCGCGGCGCTCATCGCGGAGGTGGAGAAGGCGCGCGGACCGTACAAGCTCACCACGCTGGCGGAGTCGATGGCCGTCGCCGTCCTGTGCGAGGACGCGAGGTGGGTCGAGGTCCAGGTGGTCGAGGCGAGGAGGAATCGTGAACATCTCCGCGCCGGGTTGATGGCGATGGGGCTGTCGCCGCTGCCCTCCGAGGGCAACTTCCTGATGGTGCCGATACCGGACGCGCTGGGGGTGGCTCAGCGGATGCGTGAGCGGGATGTGAACGTGAGGGCCTTCCAGGGGCTGACGGGCGTGGGGGATGCGCTCCGGATCGGCAGTGGACCGTGGCCCATGCTCGAGGCGGCGCTCGCGGCGCTGCGGGAGTCCTTGCGATGA
- the hisD gene encoding histidinol dehydrogenase, producing MMSLPSFLRYRGPLASLSRQDRQRLLERGGDVDTRIAARVRELIARVRLDGDWALFEMARQFDRAELSALEVPRARCEEALASLEPSVARALGRAARNIARAHEAQKPRAVEVETEPGVLVGRRPDPLGRVGVYAPGGRAVYPSSVLMGVVPAKVAGVGEVIVCSPPGPDGLPHPSVLAAAVLAGADRVFALGGAGAVAAMAYGTESVPRVDRIVGPGNAYVAEAKLQVVGAVAIEAPAGPSEILVVADETASPEAVAREMLAQAEHDPDAACVTVARGEGVAEAVAEQVRRLAEDAKRQEIVAAALRSRGGVLSVASLEEAWPFVADFAPEHLLLATAAPSADLARVRNAGTVFLGERSSVAYGDYMTGSNHVLPTAGLARAYSGLNLLDFYRWTTYQRVERAASEALAEDVGLLADSEGLFAHADAARAWRGA from the coding sequence ATGATGTCGCTTCCTTCGTTCCTGCGGTACCGGGGGCCGCTGGCCAGCCTCTCGCGTCAGGACCGCCAGCGGTTGTTGGAGCGCGGTGGGGATGTGGACACGCGCATCGCCGCGCGGGTGCGTGAGCTCATCGCCCGGGTCCGGTTGGATGGGGACTGGGCGCTGTTCGAGATGGCGCGGCAGTTCGACCGGGCGGAGCTGTCCGCGTTGGAGGTGCCCCGCGCGCGCTGTGAGGAGGCGCTCGCGTCGTTGGAGCCCTCGGTGGCGCGGGCGTTGGGGCGCGCGGCGCGCAACATCGCTCGGGCCCACGAGGCGCAGAAGCCTCGCGCGGTGGAGGTGGAGACGGAGCCGGGGGTGTTGGTGGGACGCAGGCCAGACCCGCTGGGCCGCGTGGGCGTGTATGCGCCCGGTGGGCGCGCGGTGTACCCGAGCAGCGTGTTGATGGGCGTGGTGCCCGCGAAGGTGGCGGGGGTGGGGGAGGTCATCGTCTGCTCGCCGCCGGGGCCGGATGGCTTGCCGCACCCGAGCGTGCTGGCCGCGGCGGTGCTCGCGGGCGCGGACCGGGTCTTCGCGTTGGGCGGCGCGGGCGCGGTGGCGGCCATGGCGTACGGCACGGAGAGCGTGCCCCGGGTGGACCGAATCGTCGGGCCGGGCAACGCGTACGTGGCGGAGGCCAAGCTCCAGGTGGTGGGCGCGGTGGCCATCGAGGCGCCGGCGGGACCGAGTGAAATCCTCGTCGTCGCCGACGAGACGGCGAGTCCCGAGGCGGTGGCGCGGGAGATGCTGGCGCAGGCCGAGCACGACCCGGATGCCGCGTGCGTGACGGTGGCGCGAGGCGAGGGGGTGGCGGAGGCCGTCGCGGAGCAGGTGCGTCGGTTGGCGGAGGACGCGAAGCGGCAGGAGATCGTCGCGGCGGCGCTGCGCTCACGGGGCGGGGTGCTGAGCGTCGCCTCGCTGGAGGAGGCGTGGCCCTTCGTGGCGGACTTCGCGCCAGAGCACCTGCTGCTCGCCACGGCCGCGCCCTCCGCGGACCTCGCGCGGGTGCGCAACGCGGGCACCGTCTTCCTCGGTGAGCGCTCCTCGGTGGCGTATGGCGACTACATGACGGGCTCCAATCACGTGTTGCCCACGGCGGGGCTGGCGCGGGCGTACTCGGGGCTGAACCTGCTCGACTTCTACCGGTGGACCACCTACCAGCGCGTGGAGCGCGCCGCCTCCGAGGCGCTGGCGGAGGACGTGGGGCTGCTGGCCGACAGCGAGGGCCTGTTCGCGCACGCGGACGCCGCGCGGGCCTGGAGGGGCGCATGA
- the hisG gene encoding ATP phosphoribosyltransferase has protein sequence MLLKIALPNKGRLSEEVRELFNDAGLEVRARGDRALTASLGGEFEAIFVRAQDIPEFVADGAAHAGVTGWDLVNEAGRELEHLMDLEFGRCRLVVAAREESGISHANDVRDGMRVASCFPRLTLDYFARRGQSVTVVPVSGAAEIAPHLGIADIVVDLTSTGSTLKMNGLREVATVLESSARLVACRTNVPEAQRKLDELKLALGSVLAARGKRYLMANVPKDELPRVREVLPGLNGPTVVDVLDGGRFVAVHAVVPAKTIYRTVNALKTLGCEGILVTRIERLVA, from the coding sequence ATGTTGCTGAAGATCGCTCTTCCCAACAAAGGCCGCCTCTCCGAAGAGGTCCGTGAGCTTTTCAACGATGCGGGCCTGGAGGTCCGGGCCCGAGGAGACCGCGCGCTCACCGCGTCGCTCGGCGGTGAGTTCGAGGCCATCTTCGTCCGCGCGCAGGACATCCCGGAGTTCGTCGCGGACGGCGCGGCGCATGCGGGCGTCACCGGCTGGGATTTGGTGAACGAGGCGGGCCGCGAGCTCGAGCACCTGATGGACCTGGAGTTCGGCCGCTGCCGGCTGGTGGTGGCCGCGCGCGAGGAGAGTGGAATCAGCCACGCCAACGACGTGCGTGACGGCATGCGCGTCGCGTCATGCTTCCCGCGTCTGACGCTGGACTACTTCGCGCGCCGGGGGCAGAGCGTCACGGTGGTGCCCGTCTCGGGCGCGGCGGAGATCGCGCCGCACCTGGGCATCGCGGACATCGTCGTGGACCTGACGTCCACCGGGTCCACGTTGAAGATGAACGGCCTGCGCGAGGTGGCCACCGTGCTGGAGTCCAGCGCGCGGCTGGTGGCGTGCCGGACGAACGTGCCGGAGGCGCAGCGGAAGCTGGACGAGTTGAAGCTCGCGCTCGGCTCGGTGCTCGCGGCGCGGGGCAAGCGCTACCTGATGGCGAACGTGCCGAAGGACGAACTGCCCCGGGTGCGTGAGGTGTTGCCGGGGCTCAACGGTCCCACGGTGGTGGACGTGCTGGACGGAGGCCGCTTCGTCGCGGTGCACGCGGTGGTGCCGGCGAAGACCATCTACCGCACGGTCAACGCGCTGAAGACGCTGGGCTGCGAGGGCATCCTCGTCACGCGCATCGAAAGGCTGGTGGCGTGA
- the thiC gene encoding phosphomethylpyrimidine synthase ThiC — MSGASKSLKVDGKVLEGISRGPLPASRKVYVSGELHPDVRVPLREISQTPTRHGHGPDARQTPNPAVHVYDSSGPYTDPEADIDLRRGLAATREAWIQARGDTHELEGITSEYGRQREADPRLSGLRFGHRRKPRVARTGSNVTQLHYARRGVITPEMEYVALRENLRVEASLSAQHPGHSWGASIPRVITPEFVRDEVARGRAIIPANINHPELEPMIIGRNFLVKINANIGNSAVTSSIEEEVEKMVWSIRWGADTVMDLSTGRNIHETREWILRNAPVPIGTVPIYQALEKVGGKAEDLTWDIYRDTLIEQAEQGVDYFTIHAGVLLRYVPLTAKRLTGIVSRGGSILAKWCLAHHRENFLYTHFEEICEIMKAYDVSFSLGDGLRPGSIADANDAAQFGELETLGELTKIAWKHDVQTMIEGPGHVPMHLIQENMTKQLAVCGEAPFYTLGPLTTDIAPGYDHFTSGIGAAMIGWFGTAMLCYVTPKEHLGLPDRDDVKEGVITYKIAAHAADLAKGHPGAQARDNAMSKARFEFRWEDQFNLSLDPERARAFHDETLPAEGAKVAHFCSMCGPQFCSMKITQEVRDYAAKTGVSDDAALGTGMEAKGEEFKKAGSELYR; from the coding sequence GCTGCACCCGGACGTCCGCGTCCCCCTGCGCGAGATTTCGCAGACGCCCACGCGGCACGGCCACGGCCCTGACGCGCGGCAGACGCCGAACCCCGCGGTGCACGTCTATGACTCCAGCGGCCCGTACACGGACCCGGAGGCGGACATCGATTTGCGCCGGGGGCTGGCGGCGACGCGCGAGGCGTGGATTCAAGCGCGCGGCGACACCCACGAACTGGAGGGCATCACCTCCGAGTACGGCCGTCAGCGTGAAGCGGACCCGCGCCTGTCGGGCCTGCGCTTCGGCCACCGCCGCAAGCCGCGCGTCGCGCGGACGGGCAGCAACGTCACCCAGTTGCACTACGCCCGGCGCGGCGTCATCACCCCGGAGATGGAGTACGTGGCGCTGCGCGAGAACCTGCGCGTGGAGGCGTCGCTGTCCGCGCAGCACCCGGGACACTCGTGGGGCGCGTCCATCCCGCGCGTCATCACCCCGGAGTTCGTCCGCGACGAGGTCGCCCGGGGCCGCGCCATCATCCCCGCGAACATCAACCACCCGGAGCTGGAGCCGATGATCATCGGCCGCAACTTCCTGGTGAAGATCAACGCGAACATCGGCAACTCCGCCGTCACGTCCTCCATCGAGGAGGAGGTGGAGAAGATGGTGTGGTCCATCCGCTGGGGCGCGGACACCGTGATGGACCTGTCCACCGGCCGCAACATCCACGAGACGCGCGAGTGGATCCTCCGCAACGCGCCGGTGCCCATCGGCACGGTGCCCATCTACCAGGCGCTTGAGAAGGTGGGCGGCAAGGCGGAGGACCTCACGTGGGACATCTACCGCGACACGCTCATCGAGCAGGCCGAGCAGGGCGTGGACTACTTCACCATCCACGCCGGCGTGCTGCTGCGCTACGTGCCCCTCACCGCGAAGCGCCTCACGGGCATCGTCAGCCGAGGCGGCTCCATCCTCGCCAAGTGGTGCCTCGCGCACCATCGCGAGAACTTCCTCTACACGCACTTCGAGGAGATCTGCGAGATCATGAAGGCGTACGACGTCAGCTTCAGCCTGGGTGACGGGCTGCGGCCGGGCTCCATCGCCGACGCGAACGACGCGGCGCAGTTCGGCGAGCTGGAGACCCTGGGCGAGCTGACGAAGATCGCCTGGAAGCACGACGTGCAGACGATGATCGAAGGCCCGGGGCACGTCCCCATGCACCTCATCCAGGAGAACATGACGAAGCAGCTCGCGGTGTGCGGCGAGGCGCCGTTCTACACCCTGGGGCCCCTGACGACGGACATCGCGCCCGGGTACGACCACTTCACCAGCGGCATCGGCGCCGCGATGATTGGTTGGTTCGGCACCGCGATGCTCTGCTACGTGACGCCCAAGGAGCACCTGGGGCTGCCGGACCGCGACGACGTGAAGGAAGGCGTCATCACGTACAAGATCGCCGCCCACGCCGCCGACCTGGCCAAGGGGCACCCGGGCGCCCAGGCGCGCGACAACGCCATGTCCAAGGCCCGCTTCGAGTTCCGCTGGGAGGACCAGTTCAACCTCTCCCTGGACCCCGAGCGCGCCCGCGCCTTCCACGACGAGACGCTCCCCGCCGAGGGCGCCAAGGTCGCCCACTTCTGCTCCATGTGCGGACCCCAGTTCTGCTCCATGAAAATCACCCAGGAGGTTCGCGACTACGCCGCGAAGACCGGAGTCTCCGACGACGCCGCGTTGGGGACGGGGATGGAGGCGAAGGGGGAGGAATTCAAGAAGGCGGGCAGCGAGTTGTATCGCTGA
- the thiO gene encoding glycine oxidase ThiO, producing MRVSDVIIVGGGIMGCGIALRLRQAGARVTVLERSIPGAEASSAAAGMLAPQMESDGPGPFLDLCLRSRGLYPAFAEELRELSGVDIAYQPCGILKVAFADTAVHHLEATVLWQRGMGLRAELLDGAQARALEPKLSAKAVAAAHFPDDHQVDNRLLVRALTMAAARVGAEFRSGYVRGIVHEDGRAVGVDLDGEVLRADAIVLAAGSWSSLVQGAGVEAKSVRPARGQMIQLQTRLPLLQRVLTSEKGYVVPRADGRVIAGSTMELVGFDKQVTAAGLARILDMALELCPELGSAPITETWAGFRPWTEDKRPYLGEGPTPGLFLATGHFRNGILLAPITAKLVAQAVLGERTTLDLAPFRYDRGGVRARA from the coding sequence ATGCGAGTCTCGGACGTCATCATCGTGGGCGGGGGCATCATGGGCTGCGGCATCGCGCTGCGGCTGCGGCAGGCGGGCGCGCGCGTCACCGTCCTGGAACGCTCCATCCCCGGCGCGGAGGCCAGCAGCGCCGCCGCGGGCATGCTCGCGCCCCAGATGGAGTCGGACGGTCCGGGCCCCTTCCTCGACTTGTGCCTGCGCAGCCGCGGCCTCTACCCCGCCTTCGCGGAGGAGCTGCGCGAGCTGTCCGGCGTGGACATCGCCTACCAGCCCTGCGGCATCCTCAAGGTCGCCTTCGCCGACACCGCCGTCCATCACCTGGAGGCCACCGTGCTGTGGCAGCGCGGCATGGGCCTGCGCGCGGAGCTGCTCGATGGAGCGCAGGCCCGAGCGCTCGAGCCGAAGCTGTCCGCCAAGGCCGTGGCCGCCGCGCACTTCCCGGACGACCACCAGGTGGACAACCGGCTGTTGGTGCGCGCGCTGACGATGGCCGCCGCGCGCGTGGGCGCCGAGTTCCGCAGCGGCTATGTGCGCGGCATCGTCCACGAGGACGGCCGCGCGGTGGGCGTGGACCTGGATGGCGAGGTGCTGCGCGCGGACGCCATCGTCCTCGCCGCGGGATCGTGGTCCTCACTGGTCCAGGGCGCGGGCGTGGAGGCGAAGTCGGTGCGCCCCGCGCGCGGGCAGATGATCCAGCTCCAGACGCGCCTGCCGTTGCTGCAGCGCGTCCTCACCTCGGAGAAGGGCTACGTCGTGCCGCGCGCGGACGGGCGCGTCATCGCCGGCAGCACCATGGAGCTGGTGGGCTTCGACAAGCAGGTGACCGCGGCGGGGCTGGCGCGCATCCTCGACATGGCCCTCGAGCTGTGTCCGGAGCTGGGCTCGGCGCCCATCACGGAGACGTGGGCCGGCTTCCGTCCCTGGACGGAGGACAAGCGGCCCTACCTGGGCGAGGGGCCCACGCCCGGCCTCTTCCTCGCCACCGGACACTTCCGCAACGGCATCCTCCTGGCCCCCATCACCGCGAAGCTCGTCGCCCAGGCGGTCCTCGGGGAGCGCACCACCCTGGACCTCGCTCCGTTCCGCTATGATCGAGGAGGCGTCCGGGCCCGCGCCTGA
- the moaA gene encoding GTP 3',8-cyclase MoaA, whose product MPALPTDPLAPPLLDAQGRRMTYLRLSITDRCNFRCTYCSPASWGGKKDLLDAQELGRIASLFAALGIRRVRLTGGEPLIRPDILEVARRIASIPGIQHLAITTNASHLASLAAPLREAGVDQLNISLDTLSAQTFRSISKQGDFDAVLAGIDRAAQVGYGSLKLNVVVMRGVNDHEARALVEYAHARGLTPRFIELMPFGQGKPVPTAELIERLRGEGLALSPEPEETGAAADSITSGPARYWRAPGGRVGFISPLTQNFCGGCNRVRVASNGDLRSCLGGRAQAPLHQLIRGGATDVELARAIRAALGDKPEGHRFTEPGNGATLLSMMGIGG is encoded by the coding sequence ATGCCCGCCCTCCCCACGGATCCACTCGCTCCGCCCCTGCTGGACGCGCAGGGGCGCCGCATGACGTATTTGCGGCTGAGCATCACGGACCGCTGCAACTTCCGCTGCACGTACTGCTCTCCGGCGTCGTGGGGCGGGAAGAAGGACCTGCTCGACGCGCAGGAGCTCGGGCGCATCGCCTCCCTCTTCGCGGCCCTGGGAATCCGCCGCGTGCGACTGACGGGCGGCGAGCCGCTCATCCGCCCGGACATCCTGGAGGTGGCCCGGCGCATCGCCAGCATCCCCGGCATCCAGCACCTGGCCATCACCACCAACGCCAGCCATCTGGCGTCGCTGGCGGCGCCCCTGCGCGAGGCGGGGGTGGACCAGCTCAACATCAGCCTGGACACGCTGTCGGCCCAGACGTTCCGGAGCATCTCCAAGCAGGGTGACTTCGACGCGGTGCTGGCCGGCATCGACCGCGCGGCCCAGGTCGGCTACGGCTCGCTCAAGCTCAACGTCGTGGTGATGCGCGGGGTGAACGACCACGAGGCCCGGGCGCTGGTGGAGTACGCACACGCGCGAGGCCTCACCCCGCGCTTCATCGAGCTGATGCCCTTCGGACAGGGCAAGCCCGTGCCCACCGCGGAGCTCATCGAGCGGCTGCGCGGCGAGGGCCTCGCGCTGTCGCCAGAGCCCGAGGAGACGGGCGCGGCCGCGGACTCCATCACCTCCGGACCCGCGCGGTACTGGCGCGCGCCGGGGGGACGCGTGGGGTTCATCTCACCGCTCACCCAGAACTTCTGCGGCGGCTGCAATCGCGTGCGCGTGGCCTCCAACGGGGATTTGAGGAGCTGCCTCGGAGGACGCGCGCAGGCGCCGCTGCACCAGCTCATCCGTGGAGGCGCCACCGACGTGGAGCTGGCGCGCGCCATCCGCGCCGCGCTGGGCGACAAGCCGGAGGGCCACCGCTTCACCGAGCCCGGCAACGGCGCCACGCTGCTGTCGATGATGGGCATCGGCGGCTGA
- a CDS encoding HD-GYP domain-containing protein produces the protein MEAIPPAPPRILIVDDDDSVRDVISVLLREEGYNCVVASGAEMALDVAGEEDTPLVISDMKMPGKDGLWLLENLRERLPDTSVIMLTGYGDTESAVDCLRRGAVDYLLKPPKLTDLIRAIERALAKRRIEMARKRYQKKLERKVRDRTAELRSALHNIANTYQNTLLALVAALDAREHETSDHSQRVVSYTSAIAGRMGIQGKELEEIGRGALLHDIGKIGVPDAVLLKPGKLTPDEWLEMRKHPEIGFQMIQAIPFLSTPSAIVLSHQERWDGAGYPRNLSRQEIHVGARIFAVADTLDAMTSDRPYRKGTTFANAIQEIRRCANTQFDPEVVRAFLDIGEEGLIHIKEEMKKKKLQLPVAEQEANEAEAELARLTDLDDELETVPAPPRSNTAESTEPKVTAIRSATGSEG, from the coding sequence GTGGAAGCCATCCCCCCTGCACCACCCCGAATCCTCATCGTCGACGATGACGACTCCGTGCGAGACGTCATCTCGGTCCTCTTGCGTGAAGAGGGCTACAACTGCGTCGTCGCGAGCGGCGCCGAGATGGCGCTGGACGTGGCGGGCGAAGAGGACACCCCGCTCGTCATCAGCGACATGAAGATGCCGGGCAAGGACGGCCTCTGGCTCCTGGAGAACCTGCGGGAGCGACTGCCGGACACGTCCGTCATCATGCTCACCGGCTATGGGGACACGGAGTCCGCGGTGGACTGTCTGCGCCGTGGCGCGGTGGACTACCTGCTCAAGCCACCGAAGCTGACGGACCTCATCCGAGCCATCGAGCGGGCGCTCGCCAAGCGCCGCATCGAGATGGCCCGGAAGCGCTACCAGAAGAAGCTGGAGCGCAAGGTCCGCGACCGCACGGCGGAGCTGAGAAGCGCGCTGCACAACATCGCCAACACCTACCAGAACACGCTGCTCGCCCTGGTCGCCGCGCTGGACGCGCGTGAGCACGAGACGAGCGACCACTCGCAGCGCGTCGTCAGCTACACGTCCGCCATCGCCGGGCGCATGGGCATCCAGGGCAAGGAGCTGGAGGAGATCGGCCGCGGCGCGCTCTTGCACGACATCGGCAAGATTGGCGTGCCGGACGCGGTGCTGCTCAAGCCGGGCAAGCTGACGCCGGACGAGTGGCTGGAGATGCGCAAGCATCCGGAGATCGGCTTCCAGATGATCCAGGCCATCCCGTTCCTGTCCACGCCGTCCGCCATCGTCCTGTCGCACCAGGAGCGCTGGGATGGCGCGGGCTATCCGCGCAACCTGTCGCGGCAGGAGATCCACGTCGGCGCGCGCATCTTCGCCGTGGCGGACACGCTGGACGCGATGACGAGCGACCGCCCGTACCGCAAGGGCACGACGTTCGCCAACGCCATCCAGGAGATCCGCCGCTGCGCGAACACGCAGTTCGATCCGGAGGTGGTGCGCGCGTTCCTCGACATCGGCGAGGAAGGGCTCATCCACATCAAGGAGGAGATGAAGAAGAAGAAGCTCCAGCTCCCCGTGGCCGAGCAGGAGGCGAACGAAGCCGAGGCGGAGCTCGCCCGCCTGACGGACCTGGACGACGAGCTGGAGACCGTCCCCGCCCCCCCGCGCTCGAACACGGCGGAGTCGACCGAGCCGAAGGTCACCGCCATCCGCTCCGCGACGGGCAGCGAAGGCTGA
- a CDS encoding 1-(5-phosphoribosyl)-5-[(5-phosphoribosylamino)methylideneamino]imidazole-4-carboxamide isomerase has protein sequence MRAIPAIDLREGACVQLVGGSYDAERVRVEDPLDALRHWRGFGFRSFHVVDLDAALGRGSNAQVVSRLTSHEPGLAFTVGGGIRDTARVTALLEGGASGVVVGTRAIEDAGWLAEVTERFPGRVVVAADVRGREVVTRGWTAGSGRTLEQVLAALEPLSLGGLLVTAVHKEGQLEGVDLSLMREVVERSRHRLYASGGVTTLDDLRALASVGAYGAVIGMALYTGRLDARAVAREFAE, from the coding sequence ATGAGGGCCATCCCCGCCATCGACCTGCGCGAGGGGGCCTGCGTGCAGCTCGTCGGAGGCTCGTATGACGCGGAGCGGGTGCGAGTGGAGGACCCGCTCGATGCGCTTCGTCACTGGCGCGGCTTCGGCTTCCGCTCCTTTCACGTCGTCGACCTGGACGCGGCGCTGGGGCGTGGCTCCAACGCTCAGGTGGTGTCGCGACTCACGTCGCACGAGCCGGGGCTCGCGTTCACGGTGGGCGGTGGTATCCGGGACACCGCGCGGGTGACGGCGCTGCTCGAAGGCGGTGCCTCGGGGGTGGTGGTGGGCACGCGCGCCATCGAGGACGCGGGGTGGTTGGCGGAGGTGACGGAGCGCTTTCCGGGACGTGTGGTGGTGGCGGCGGACGTGCGTGGGCGGGAGGTGGTGACCCGAGGGTGGACGGCGGGGAGTGGCAGGACGCTGGAGCAGGTCCTCGCGGCGCTGGAGCCGTTGTCGCTCGGTGGGCTGTTGGTGACGGCGGTCCACAAGGAGGGGCAGTTGGAGGGCGTGGACCTGTCGCTGATGCGCGAGGTGGTGGAGCGCAGTCGGCACCGGCTCTACGCGTCCGGAGGCGTGACGACGCTGGACGACCTGCGCGCGTTGGCCTCGGTGGGTGCGTACGGAGCGGTCATCGGAATGGCGCTGTACACGGGACGACTGGATGCGCGCGCGGTCGCGCGGGAGTTCGCGGAATGA
- a CDS encoding imidazoleglycerol-phosphate dehydratase, whose amino-acid sequence MTTVTRETKETQVRVEVSLGRGVTQVDTGLVFFDHMLATFGRYAGLDLKLHARGDLKHHVMEDVAITLGTAVQRVIPATAARFAERTIPMDDALVQACLDAGGRFFYEGPLKNRLYEHWMRSFCEHAKVTLHLRVLRGKDRHHVTEAAFKALGLALRDAMVDGGTVFSMKGSVALEVT is encoded by the coding sequence ATGACCACCGTCACTCGGGAGACGAAGGAGACGCAGGTCCGCGTGGAGGTGTCGCTCGGGCGCGGGGTGACCCAGGTGGACACGGGGCTCGTGTTCTTCGACCACATGCTCGCGACCTTCGGGCGCTACGCGGGGCTCGACTTGAAGCTGCATGCGCGGGGCGACCTCAAGCACCACGTGATGGAGGACGTGGCGATCACATTGGGGACCGCGGTGCAGCGGGTGATTCCCGCGACGGCGGCGCGCTTCGCGGAGCGGACCATCCCCATGGACGACGCGCTGGTTCAGGCGTGCCTGGATGCCGGAGGGCGCTTCTTCTACGAGGGCCCGTTGAAGAACCGGCTGTACGAGCACTGGATGCGCTCGTTCTGCGAGCACGCGAAGGTGACGCTGCACCTGCGGGTGCTGCGCGGGAAGGACCGTCACCATGTGACGGAGGCGGCGTTCAAGGCGCTGGGGCTCGCGCTGCGGGACGCGATGGTGGACGGCGGCACGGTGTTCAGCATGAAGGGCTCCGTGGCCCTGGAGGTGACGTGA
- a CDS encoding DUF4870 domain-containing protein gives MGSYITGTPMPTQDEKTMALIAHMGTILGNFVGLGFAVPLVLMLTKGKESSFIREHAVESLNFQITIFIAAVVASITLCVGIGFVLLPLVGVVALVFSIIAGLKANEGQLYKYPFAIRLVK, from the coding sequence GTGGGTTCGTACATCACCGGCACGCCGATGCCGACCCAGGACGAGAAGACGATGGCGCTGATTGCCCATATGGGCACCATCCTGGGCAACTTCGTGGGACTGGGTTTCGCCGTTCCGCTGGTGCTGATGCTGACGAAGGGCAAGGAGTCGTCCTTCATCCGTGAGCACGCGGTGGAGTCGCTGAACTTCCAGATCACCATCTTCATCGCCGCGGTGGTGGCCTCCATCACCCTGTGCGTGGGCATCGGCTTCGTCCTGCTGCCCCTCGTCGGCGTGGTGGCGCTGGTGTTCTCCATCATCGCCGGCCTCAAGGCGAACGAGGGTCAGCTGTACAAGTACCCGTTCGCCATCCGGTTGGTGAAGTAG
- the hisH gene encoding imidazole glycerol phosphate synthase subunit HisH — protein MRVTLFDYGAGNLHSLSKALAMEPGVEVHVEEDPRKAVDSDVLVLPGVGAFGLAAARLAPGRDTMRLALERGLPCLGICLGMQLLFDSSDEGAGKGLGYFAGHVQRLAARRVPQMGWNQVDEDSTLSGAKLDTVYYAHSFVCRVADPSLVTAWTTHEGDRFPAAVRRGKVVGVQFHPEKSSASGVAFVRAFLREVRS, from the coding sequence ATGAGAGTCACCCTGTTCGATTACGGCGCTGGAAACCTGCACTCGCTCTCGAAGGCCCTGGCCATGGAGCCGGGAGTCGAGGTCCACGTCGAGGAGGACCCTCGAAAGGCCGTGGACTCGGACGTGCTCGTGCTGCCCGGCGTGGGGGCGTTCGGCCTGGCGGCGGCGCGATTGGCGCCGGGACGGGACACGATGCGGCTGGCGCTGGAGCGAGGGCTGCCGTGCCTGGGCATCTGCCTGGGCATGCAGCTGCTGTTCGACTCGAGCGATGAGGGCGCGGGGAAGGGGCTGGGCTACTTCGCGGGCCACGTGCAGCGGCTCGCGGCACGGCGGGTGCCGCAGATGGGCTGGAACCAGGTGGACGAGGACAGCACGTTGTCCGGGGCGAAGCTGGACACCGTGTACTACGCGCACAGCTTCGTGTGCCGCGTGGCGGACCCGTCGCTCGTCACCGCGTGGACGACGCACGAGGGGGACCGCTTTCCGGCGGCGGTGCGTCGGGGGAAGGTGGTGGGCGTGCAGTTCCACCCGGAGAAGTCGTCGGCCTCGGGTGTGGCCTTCGTGCGGGCCTTCCTTCGGGAGGTGCGCTCATGA